AGCGCGCCCGTGCCGACCGGCGCCCCGACCTTGTGGCCGGAGACCGACAGCGCGGCGAGCCCGCTCGCGGCGAGGTCGACGTCCTGCGTGGCGGGGGCCTGGACGGCGTCGCTGTGCACGGGGACGCCGTGGGCCGCGGCGAGCGCGACGACCTCGTCGAGGGGCTGCAGCGTGCCGGTCTCGTTGTTGGCCCACATGACGCTGACGAGCGCCGTCGCCCCGGGCGCGGCGGCGAGCGCGGCGGCGAGGGCGTCGGTCCGGAGCCGGCCGACGTCGTCGACGGGCACGACGACGAGCTCGACCACCCCGGCGGCGGCGAGCCGTCGGGCGGGCTCGAGGACGGCCGGGTGCTCGACGGCGCCGACGAGCAGCCGGCGGCGCGCGGGGTCCGCGGCCTGCCGGGCGCGGACCAGTCCGGCGAGGGCGAGGTTGTCGGCCTCCGTGCCCCCGGAGACGAGGACGACCTCGTCGCCGCGGGCGCCGAGGGAGGCGGCGACCTCCTCGCGGGCGTCCTCGAGGACCTTGCGGGCCCGCCGCCCCTCGGCGTGGGCGGACGAGGGGTTGCCGACGTGCGCGGCCTCGGCCAGCAGGGCCTCGAGGGCCTCGGGACGCACGGGCGTCGTCGCGGCGTGGTCGAGGTAGACCCGCCGCGGCGCAGCGGCCGGCGTCCCGCGCTGCGTCCCGGGGAGGGGGTCCGTGGTCACCGCACGAGGGTAGGCACCCGCGCCGACCGTCGTCCCCGCCCGGGCCCCGTGGCCCGGGCGGGGAGGGGCGTCAGCGCGAGGGGCCGGCCAGGCGGTGCGCGGCGCTGCCGACGAGCTCGAGCGAGACCTGCAGGCGCTCGAGGCTGATGTTGCGGGCCACCGTGTCCTCCGGGGAGTGGTACGGCGGCTCGAGGACCGGCTGGCCGGCCGCCTCGCCGCGCCAGGAGAAGTTGCCGGCGGCGATGCCGACCTCCTGGAAGGACTGGTGGTCGCTCGCGCCGCGGGTGAAGACGGGCGTGAGCCGCGGGCCGTAGCCGAGCCGCTCTGCGGCGCCGACCACGGCGTCGGTGGCCGCGTTGGCCTGCCCGTCCCACGAGAGGACCCAGTACCGGTCGGCGGGGTCCCAGCTCGTCGCGACCATGTCGTTGTTGAGCACGGCGACGAGGCGGGCGCGCTCCTCCGGCGGCAGCTGCGCCACGTGGTACCGGCTGCCGACGAGGCCGAGCTCCTCGGCGCCCCAGAGGGCGACCTTGACGGCGCGCTGCGTCGCCATCGGCCGCAGCACCCG
The genomic region above belongs to Pseudokineococcus lusitanus and contains:
- a CDS encoding cysteine desulfurase family protein, with product MTTDPLPGTQRGTPAAAPRRVYLDHAATTPVRPEALEALLAEAAHVGNPSSAHAEGRRARKVLEDAREEVAASLGARGDEVVLVSGGTEADNLALAGLVRARQAADPARRRLLVGAVEHPAVLEPARRLAAAGVVELVVVPVDDVGRLRTDALAAALAAAPGATALVSVMWANNETGTLQPLDEVVALAAAHGVPVHSDAVQAPATQDVDLAASGLAALSVSGHKVGAPVGTGALLVRRGTALAAVQHGGGHERGLRAGTPAAAQARGLAVALTAAAAERPAVAARLRGLRERLLDGVLGSPSASPAPGGAAPEAVLRGTRDPARSLPGTTLLTLPGCDADALLYLLDARGIAVSTGSACAAGALEASHVLTALGATGEDALGALRVSLGRTSTAEDVDALLAALPDVVAAARRARAATATPPRPAAPSRPLVAGAPR